In Colletotrichum destructivum chromosome 1, complete sequence, the sequence GTTTTCTTCACTTCTTGCGCGTGTGGCATTGTGTCTAGGACACTCTGGCTGCCTAGAAATCGGCTCACAATTGACATGCTGGGACTCGGCCAGCCCGACACGATGTCACCCATGCGCTTTTTTGTATCTTTTGGCCTTTCTTGGCGACGCTGCCGCACTTGTAGGAGGCAATCTCATGCTTGGAACGTCTCTTGGAGTGGCCGTGGCTGGAAGGGTTTTTGTTTCCCCAACACGCCTGATGTGGCCCTTGGCCCGAGACCCTTGGATCGACTTGAGGATTGCAGGGAACGGTTGAATCTCTCTGTGTTTTATCAAATGTAGCAACATGAATGGTGTCGGACGGCAGGCAAACTGAGGATTGAGAACGACGTCCCATATGAAGTTTCTGCGCGGCGGAGGGGTATGCGGCATctcgcgggggggggggggggttgttggtGACATGTCCCGGATCGATGGTAAGGGATGCCTAACCCCggatcctcctccttggatGGCGAACAGGGAGCATGGATGCCGGCAAGAATGGACTGGAGCGGGTGCTTGACAAGATACATAGTAGATATTTGCGccaaaaaaagagaagatGATGGTATCGTGCTTGTTTGTCTAGGTACTTTGGGGCCTCGAGGTGAAAGTGcgtgttgatgatgatgatgatgatgatgatgatatgCAGTGTTTGTTCCTTGAATTGTAGCTGGGATGACATCCAAGAGCTGTAGTTCAATTTGATTTAAAGGCAGTTGTACTTTAAACACTCAGACTTACAGTCAGTCACCGTACCATGTGACACAGGATAGATGATACATGGGATTGTCGAGAATGGTATCTGACCAAGGTTTGGATCTCTCACCATCTCTCACCACCAACTCGTCATAAGCTTCCATCGACGATGACTAAGGTAAATaaaggtacgtaccgccGTCTCCGAAGCGGGACATCCGGAATCCCCCCACTACCTATGCCCGCGGACCCCGCCTCCCAATTCAGATACCCGGATATCTATCGTTGGGTATGTAGGAACCTTGGCTTCCCGCGGCCGCCCGGACATCCCCTCCAAACCCCCCTTGGTTCCCCCTACAAGCTCCCgaactcgagctcgaggttcGTATCGAGCTGCATACGTCAGGTTGCTCAGTCTTTATTCTAAACTCGTCCACTTCACGACGACTGTGCTCATTCATCTTCCATTCCCTAGTCCCGCAACCGTCCACCACCGATACTTAttcctcctctttccccctcctccccaccCTTGAATCCTGCCTAAGCAGTGGACAGAAAGCGTCGAAAGCACACAACCATACcaaataaaaataaaataataaaggaagaaaaaagaattTACCAATAAAAACCATGTCCTCCCAGCCGCCATCCTCCCCGCTCCGCGCTCTCCAGGCGTCAaccgtcttcgtcaacaCGGCGCTCGCCGGCCTGAACCTGGGCCTCTCCGTCCTGGTCGTGCCCCGCCTGCTCgagtcgccgacgccgctgaTGCTGCGCCAGTGGTCCGGCATGTTCCGGCGGGCGagccgcctcctcccgctGCCGACGATCCTGTGCGCGCTGAGCTACTGGTACGTCGCCtacgccaccgccgccgccgccgcccgcgggCGGATCTCGGCGGGGGGCGACAGGTCGAGGCTGCtagccgtcgccggcgcgctGTGCTTCTCCGTCCTGCCGTGGACCAAGGTGTTTTTGGTCGAGATCAACAGGAAGCTGTtcgccaaggtcaaggagacggagggcATGGGCCTCGTGGCCGTCGGGCTGAcgcaggaggaggaggagggggccaAGTATCTGGTCGACCAGTGGGGTCTGTATAACCTCGGGAGGAGCGTTGCCACGGGTCtcggcggtgccgttgggCTGTACGCGACCGTCTTTTGATCTTGGCTCTTTTGGATCGTTTATCTATTTGGTCTGTCTGTAtgtctgtgtgtgtctgtctgtctgtatGTTTGTCTGGTGGCCTGGCTATTGAACGCCTGGAGGGAATGAGCCCGGGTACAAACATCACGCACGGGATCTTCTGCTGCGAAACCGTTGAACTCATGGGTATCATCATTACAACTTTGCTCTACTAGTGGTACATCGATTACATCGTATTaaaacttttttttttcgtccTTCACCCGTATTCACACaattctttttttccctccaAACTCATATCGTACTCTCGACCCGACCGACCCCTTTTCAAATCATGAACGAGCTCGTAGGGTACCGCTCGTAACATCAgcgtcgatggccttgagggGCCAGGAGCGGTTGAGGAGCTTGTGGCCGACCAGGAGCACGACGAAGAGCATGACGCTGACGTAGGCGGTGAAGAAGTCGCTGGTGCTCCACTCGATGAAGACGGCAAAGCCGTTGGTcaggatgatgaggatgttgaagaagaggccgTACCACGAAAGGTAGGGCTGCAGGGGCGCGGTGTAGGGCAGGGTGCTGCGGGGGATGTTCTGAGCGCGGAGGGCGGCCATGAAGCGCAGGTGGCAGATGTTGATGCACGACCAGCTGAtgaagccggcgacggcggtgacgTTGAGCAGCCAGTCaaagacgacgccgccgttctCGGACAGGTTCATGTaggcgagcaggccgacggccgaggtggtgGCGACGGCCATGTAGGGGGTGCCGAACTTGTTGGTCCAGGTCATGAACTGCGGGGCGCAGCGCTCGTTGGCGAGCGAGACGAGGATGCGGGAGCCCGAGTAGACGTTGGAGTTGGCGGCCGAGAGGACGGCCGTCAGCAGCacggcgttgatgatgtcCGGCAGCAcgcggacgccggcgaggttggcggcgatgacgaggggcgaggccgaggcgtcCTGGGagtcgagcagcagcgacggGTCGTTGGAGGGCACGAGCAGGCCAACGAAAAAGATGGtggcgacgaagagggagaagatgcCCCAGAAGGTCCAGCGGACGGCGCTCGGCACGCTCTTCTCGGGGTCCTTggtctcgccggcgccgatgccgacgagctcggcgccctgGAAGCTGAAGCCGGCGGTGATGAGGACGGACCAGAAGCCGATGAACTTGCCGACGGAGCCCTCGACGATGGAGGCGTTGAAGGGGCCCGGGTCGACCCAGTACTTGAAGCCGAGGTAGCCctgctggccgacgccggcgttgacgcagatggcgaagatgatgaagccgacgatggtgacgaCCTTGATGCTGGCGAACCacatctcgacctcgccgaacATGCGGATGGGCATGAAGTTGAGGGCGGTGAAGACGACCCAGAAGACggtgatgaagatggcgatgcTGAGGGAGTCGTTCCAGTACTGgatgatgacgccggcggccgtcaGCTCGAGGGCGAAGGTGATGCTCCAGCTGAACCAGTACATCCAGCccatggcgaagccgagggt encodes:
- a CDS encoding Putative anthrone oxygenase; translated protein: MSSQPPSSPLRALQASTVFVNTALAGLNLGLSVLVVPRLLESPTPLMLRQWSGMFRRASRLLPLPTILCALSYWYVAYATAAAAARGRISAGGDRSRLLAVAGALCFSVLPWTKVFLVEINRKLFAKVKETEGMGLVAVGLTQEEEEGAKYLVDQWGLYNLGRSVATGLGGAVGLYATVF
- a CDS encoding Putative amino acid permease/ SLC12A domain-containing protein, whose product is MFGSKEKTPQASEGEVTPTNGSKTDLETGETGGLHRTLHSRHLQFIAIGGTIGTGLFLGSGKAIATSGPVGTLIAFIFIGSIVYSVMTALCEMATYIPVPGAFTSYASRFIDPTLGFAMGWMYWFSWSITFALELTAAGVIIQYWNDSLSIAIFITVFWVVFTALNFMPIRMFGEVEMWFASIKVVTIVGFIIFAICVNAGVGQQGYLGFKYWVDPGPFNASIVEGSVGKFIGFWSVLITAGFSFQGAELVGIGAGETKDPEKSVPSAVRWTFWGIFSLFVATIFFVGLLVPSNDPSLLLDSQDASASPLVIAANLAGVRVLPDIINAVLLTAVLSAANSNVYSGSRILVSLANERCAPQFMTWTNKFGTPYMAVATTSAVGLLAYMNLSENGGVVFDWLLNVTAVAGFISWSCINICHLRFMAALRAQNIPRSTLPYTAPLQPYLSWYGLFFNILIILTNGFAVFIEWSTSDFFTAYVSVMLFVVLLVGHKLLNRSWPLKAIDADVTSGTLRARS